A window from Dromaius novaehollandiae isolate bDroNov1 chromosome 1, bDroNov1.hap1, whole genome shotgun sequence encodes these proteins:
- the CENPJ gene encoding centromere protein J isoform X1, with protein MPTVEDLSSEPNFIAPWMSDTSRAGVLLDPNFPGLKSNEERLLSGHENITAFPEVLHLSNSCSISEDSLCEEEILESSSSCRLQQHTTETSFPAAAYNLEASETEFVRGEVDGQNKSDYNDPLLQKLEQLKELQQQKQEQLKKQQMEQLQRLMEEQQKLLSMVSGQTAVLGSALVAEGQNLRSEHSVGLTALHQFPSSVYQNHNEDRAFALNNVSSHTQDSGFLQKLNNKECISALKSSLSAVSACEKQSLGVPLKMQNCLKNNEEDKYTTGKSMWCPEQKMEKSVKSKDCHIDHACVGSADFSENSNAEKHLWVTNTEERPIKAGIQEKKQTFEEFLEEQIQLEQRRLKQNQELQETSRSTIQKPVIKRPFLKRGEGLTRFTNAKSKITKLRENKLKPQQSASEDRNVKIDRSQIQKKTVPLGKELVSENSFAPCKKYNQSDKAKHGPVQKTLVLRNHNGKNTFPLETRVQIGKNLHGQMRDSFPSEINNEIENKENIMEFAKSVNTGSRVRNKLPDTEEPQLSHELTGAFSNSKCSISHSVKGPELSFEVSFQNKLENWEKEKEKENLELDEFLFLEQAADEISFSSNSSFVQRILDQDQRTLKGRRMSSTPIKAKQQQVNALAITLENKKNKRANSDTQGNKNDRAVIYTVSTSGTAFRLKDQFNKTDRTDSIMFSASSMTAAPALKSTQWIVTEDKDEGNSDITTDSEKESETTLKCESEDTNASFMSHRESDPEFFAYGGCVTDISRERKNGDADLDLSDKDCSALSKQSKASDHQRSLSCINRSKFEFDDERTWSDLDENYVQNDLPEKNTTKMPPQTEFSCKNDIFVPDKTIKRKVASKRGDELSKQPAVDGDSKGPTSNLMMKLFPSLKPKQKTGCHSEHEIKSNVEQEPGGNTVPSQILKEKLTELETEIERFRAENTTLTKLREEREHALANLRKEIADFQQQKAQELAEIEEYKKKEMKKLQKERKVFEKYTTEARAIPDKKERDEIQSLKQQIAELQEDIKRKETKWLTTQRRLRDQIEALLNENLELKEEVRVMERFRLEAWKQAEAAGNKRKIENFGIKRAESVRLPNRGQKSQTLSPLLPAQKCSKISGKSYSQAKAGRLSRIPKSAPADDDRNISDETVMALEDASRTFMEDISPNETLVSIPSVPAYTGSKEIQKEIAYPDGKVEKVLKNGCHLIFFPNGTWKKVSSDGRTVTITFFNGDVKQVMPDQTVIYYYADAKTTHTTYSDGLEVLQFSNGQIEKHYPDGRKEITFPDQTIKNLFLDGQEESIFPDGTIVRVQRDGSKTIEFNNGQRELHTSQFKRREYPDGTVKTVYMNGHQETKYVSGRVRVKDKDGNIIMDTKL; from the exons ATGCCAACTGTTGAAGATCTAAGTAGTGAACCGAACTTCATTGCACCTTGGATGTCTGACACTTCCCGTGCTGGAGTCTTATTAGATCCTAATTTTCCTGGGTTGAAAAGCAATGAAGAACGTCTGTTATCTGGACATGAAAACATCACAGCTTTCCCTGAAGTGCTGCATCTTTCAAACAGCTGCTCTATAAGTGAGGACTCCTTGTGTGAAGAAGAAATACTGGAATCCAGCAGCTCTTGTAGACTTCAGCAACATACCACTGAAacatcttttccagcagcagcatatAATTTAGAAGCCTCTGAAACAGAGTTTGTCCGTGGTGAAGTGGATGGTCAGAATAAATCAGACTACAATGATCCACTCTTACAAAAGCTTGAACAG ctGAAGGAATTGCAACAACAGAAACAGGAACAGCTAAAGAAACAACAGATGGAACAACTTCAAAGGctcatggaagagcagcagaagctACTCAGCATGGTATCTGGCCAGACAGCAGTTCTTG gcTCTGCTCTAGTAGCTGAAGGTCAAAACCTAAGATCTGAACATTCAGTGGGCTTGACAGCTTTACACCAGTTTCCATCATCTGTATATCAGAACCACAATGAAGACAGAGCTTTTGCTCTCAATAACGTTTCTTCGCATACACAGGACAGTGGATTTTTACAAAAGTTAAACAACAAGGAATGCATCTCAGCCTTGAAGAGCAgtctttcagcagtctctgcCTGTGAGAAACAAAGTCTGGGTGTGCCTCTGAAAATGCAGAATTGCTTGAAAAACAATGAGGAAGACAAATATACCACTG GAAAAAGCATGTGGTGTCCAGaacaaaagatggaaaaatcaGTGAAGAGCAAAGACTGTCACATTGATCATGCATGTGTTGGAAGTGCAGATTTCTCAGAAAATTCCAATGCAGAAAAACACTTATGGGTGACTAATACAGAGGAAAG ACCTATTAAAGCTGGGATTCAGGAGAAGAAACAGACATTTGAAGAATTCCTGGAAGAACAGATACAACTAGAACAGCGGCGTCTGAAGCAAAACCAAGAGTTACag GAGACAAGTAGATCAACCATTCAAAAACCAGTGATCAAACGACCCTTCCTGAAAAGAGGAGAAGGCTTAACAAGGTTTACTAATGCCAAATCTAAGATAACAAAGCTTAGGGAAAACAAACTAAAACCTCAACAAAGTGCTTCAGAGGACAGAAATGTTAAAATTGACAGatcacaaatacagaaaaaaactgtgCCTCTTGGCAAAGAACTGGTTTCTGAGAACTCTTTTGCACCATGTAAAAAATATAACCAGTCTGATAAAGCAAAGCATGGTCCTGTTCAGAAAACCCTGGTACTCAGGAATCACAATGGAAAAAATACCTTCCCATTAGAAACAAGAGTGCAAATAGGAAAGAATCTTCATGGACAGATGAGAGATTCTTTCCCATCAGAAATTAACAAcgaaatagaaaataaagagaaCATCATGGAATTTGCTAAATCCGTTAACACTGGTAGCAGAGTCAGAAACAAATTACCTGACACAGAAGAGCCTCAGTTGTCTCATGAGCTGACCGGTGCCTTTTCTAATTCTAAATGTTCTATAAGTCACTCTGTAAAAGGCCCAGAGCTGTCTTTTGAAGTTTCATTTCAGAATAAGCTGGAaaactgggaaaaagaaaaggaaaaagaaaatctagaaTTAGATGAGTTCTTGTTTCTAGAACAAGCTGCAGATGAAATATCTTTCTCAAGTAATTCCTCATTTGTGCAAAGGATCTTAGATCAAGATCAGCGGACTTTAAAAGGACGGAGAATGTCTTCTACCCCTATCAAGGCAAAACAACAGCAAGTAAATGCACTGGCTATTACacttgaaaataagaaaaataaaagggcaAACTCTGACACACagggaaataaaaatgacagagcAGTTATATATACAGTATCAACTTCAGGAACAGCTTTTAGACTGAAGGATCAGTTCAATAAAACAGATAGAACAGATAGTATAATGTTTTCAGCTTCTTCCATGACAGCAGCCCCTGCTTTAAAAAGTACTCAATGGATTGTAACTGAAGATAAGGATGAAGGAAACAGTGATATTACTACAGATTCTGAGAAAGAATCTGAGACCACGTTAAAATGTGAAAGTGAAGATACTAATGCATCCTTTATGAGCCATAGAGAGAGTGATCCAGAATTTTTTGCTTATGGAGGTTGTGttacagacattagcagagaaagaaaaaatggagatGCTGACCTTGACTTATCAGACAAAGATTGCAGTGCACtgtcaaagcaaagcaaagcttcagaccaTCAGAGAAGCCTGTCTTGTATAAATAGGAGTAAGTTTGAGTTTGATGATGAAAGAACATGGAGTGATCTTGATGAAAATTATGTTCAGAATGATTTACCTGAAAAAAATACAACTAAGATGCCCCCACAGACAGAATTTTCCTgtaaaaatgatatctttgtcCCAGATAAAACAATAAAGAGAAAAGTTGCCTCAAAGAGAGGAGATGAACTGTCTAAACAGCCTGCAGTGGATGGTGATTCAAAGGGACCTACATCAAACCTGATGATGAAACTGTTTCCTTCACTGAAACCGAAACAGAAGACAGGCTGTCATTCAGAGCATGAAATCAAATCAAATGTGGAACAGGAACCAGGAG GAAATACTGTTCCATCCCAAATATTGAAAGAGAAACTCACTGAATTGGAAACTGAAATTGAGAGATTCAGAGCTGAAAACACAACTCTAACTAAACTCCGTGAAGAAAGAGAGCATGCCTTGGCAAATCTCAG GAAAGAAATTGCAGACTTTCAACAGCAGAAAGCTCAAGAACTGGCTGAAAtagaagaatataaaaagaaagaaatgaaaaaactgcaaaaagagcgtaaagtttttgaaaaatatactACAGAAGCTAGAGCAATTCCAGATAAAAAAGAGCGTGATGAAATTCAG TCTTTAAAACAGCAGATTGCAGAGTTACAGGAAGATATAAAACGAAAAGAGACGAAATGGTTAACCACTCAGCGACGTCTTAGAGATCAAATAGAAGCTTTACTAAATGAGAATTTGGAGCTAAAAGAAGAAGTCAGAGTTATGGAGAGGTTTCGTCTAGAAGCCTGGAAACAAGCTGAAGCTGCTGGGAACAAGAGGAAAATTGAAAATTTTGGGATAAAAAGAGCGGAGTCTGTA CGTCTGCCCAATAGAGGCCAGAAAAGTCAAACTCTGTCTCCACTTCTTCCAGCACAAAAGTGCAGCAAGATAAGTGGCAAAAGTTATTCACAGGCAAAAG CAGGAAGACTTTCTAGAATACCTAAGTCAGCACCTGCTGATGATGATAGAAACATCTCAGATGAAACAGTGATGGCACTAGAAGATGCTTCTAGGACTTTTATGGAA GACATCTCTCCTAATGAAACGCTTGTTTCAATACCATCTGTACCTGCATATACAGGCAGTAAAGAGATACAGAAAGAAATTGCCTATCCTGATGGAAAG GttgaaaaggttttaaaaaatggCTGTCACCTCATATTTTTCCCCAATGGGACATGGAAAAAAGTGAGTTCTGATGGGAGGACCGTAACTATAACCTTCTTTAATGGAGATGTGAAGCAGGTTATGCCTGATCAAACAGTG ATCTATTATTATGCTGATGCTAAGACGACACATACTACGTACTCTGATGGCTTAGAGGTCTTGCAGTTTTCAAATGGGCAAATAG aaaagcaTTATCCTGATGGCAGGAAAGAGATTACTTTCCCTGATCAAACTATCAAAAACTTGTTTCTGGATGGACAAGAAGAAAGTATCTTTCCAGATGGCACTATTGTTCGTGTTCAGCG AGATGGAAGCAAAACTATAGAGTTTAATAATGGCCAGAGAGAACTGCACACATCACAGTTCAAGAGACGGGAATATCCAGATGGTACTGTGAAGACTGTGTATATGAATGGACACCAGGAAACAAAGTATGTCTCTGGGAGAGTAAGAGTAAAGGACAAGGATGGCAATATCATCATGGACACTAAGTTGTAG
- the CENPJ gene encoding centromere protein J isoform X2 has protein sequence MPTVEDLSSEPNFIAPWMSDTSRAGVLLDPNFPGLKSNEERLLSGHENITAFPEVLHLSNSCSISEDSLCEEEILESSSSCRLQQHTTETSFPAAAYNLEASETEFVRGEVDGQNKSDYNDPLLQKLEQLKELQQQKQEQLKKQQMEQLQRLMEEQQKLLSMVSGQTAVLGSALVAEGQNLRSEHSVGLTALHQFPSSVYQNHNEDRAFALNNVSSHTQDSGFLQKLNNKECISALKSSLSAVSACEKQSLGVPLKMQNCLKNNEEDKYTTGKSMWCPEQKMEKSVKSKDCHIDHACVGSADFSENSNAEKHLWVTNTEERPIKAGIQEKKQTFEEFLEEQIQLEQRRLKQNQELQETSRSTIQKPVIKRPFLKRGEGLTRFTNAKSKITKLRENKLKPQQSASEDRNVKIDRSQIQKKTVPLGKELVSENSFAPCKKYNQSDKAKHGPVQKTLVLRNHNGKNTFPLETRVQIGKNLHGQMRDSFPSEINNEIENKENIMEFAKSVNTGSRVRNKLPDTEEPQLSHELTGAFSNSKCSISHSVKGPELSFEVSFQNKLENWEKEKEKENLELDEFLFLEQAADEISFSSNSSFVQRILDQDQRTLKGRRMSSTPIKAKQQQVNALAITLENKKNKRANSDTQGNKNDRAVIYTVSTSGTAFRLKDQFNKTDRTDSIMFSASSMTAAPALKSTQWIVTEDKDEGNSDITTDSEKESETTLKCESEDTNASFMSHRESDPEFFAYGGCVTDISRERKNGDADLDLSDKDCSALSKQSKASDHQRSLSCINRSKFEFDDERTWSDLDENYVQNDLPEKNTTKMPPQTEFSCKNDIFVPDKTIKRKVASKRGDELSKQPAVDGDSKGPTSNLMMKLFPSLKPKQKTGCHSEHEIKSNVEQEPGGNTVPSQILKEKLTELETEIERFRAENTTLTKLREEREHALANLRKEIADFQQQKAQELAEIEEYKKKEMKKLQKERKVFEKYTTEARAIPDKKERDEIQSLKQQIAELQEDIKRKETKWLTTQRRLRDQIEALLNENLELKEEVRVMERFRLEAWKQAEAAGNKRKIENFGIKRAESVRLPNRGQKSQTLSPLLPAQKCSKISGKSYSQAKGRLSRIPKSAPADDDRNISDETVMALEDASRTFMEDISPNETLVSIPSVPAYTGSKEIQKEIAYPDGKVEKVLKNGCHLIFFPNGTWKKVSSDGRTVTITFFNGDVKQVMPDQTVIYYYADAKTTHTTYSDGLEVLQFSNGQIEKHYPDGRKEITFPDQTIKNLFLDGQEESIFPDGTIVRVQRDGSKTIEFNNGQRELHTSQFKRREYPDGTVKTVYMNGHQETKYVSGRVRVKDKDGNIIMDTKL, from the exons ATGCCAACTGTTGAAGATCTAAGTAGTGAACCGAACTTCATTGCACCTTGGATGTCTGACACTTCCCGTGCTGGAGTCTTATTAGATCCTAATTTTCCTGGGTTGAAAAGCAATGAAGAACGTCTGTTATCTGGACATGAAAACATCACAGCTTTCCCTGAAGTGCTGCATCTTTCAAACAGCTGCTCTATAAGTGAGGACTCCTTGTGTGAAGAAGAAATACTGGAATCCAGCAGCTCTTGTAGACTTCAGCAACATACCACTGAAacatcttttccagcagcagcatatAATTTAGAAGCCTCTGAAACAGAGTTTGTCCGTGGTGAAGTGGATGGTCAGAATAAATCAGACTACAATGATCCACTCTTACAAAAGCTTGAACAG ctGAAGGAATTGCAACAACAGAAACAGGAACAGCTAAAGAAACAACAGATGGAACAACTTCAAAGGctcatggaagagcagcagaagctACTCAGCATGGTATCTGGCCAGACAGCAGTTCTTG gcTCTGCTCTAGTAGCTGAAGGTCAAAACCTAAGATCTGAACATTCAGTGGGCTTGACAGCTTTACACCAGTTTCCATCATCTGTATATCAGAACCACAATGAAGACAGAGCTTTTGCTCTCAATAACGTTTCTTCGCATACACAGGACAGTGGATTTTTACAAAAGTTAAACAACAAGGAATGCATCTCAGCCTTGAAGAGCAgtctttcagcagtctctgcCTGTGAGAAACAAAGTCTGGGTGTGCCTCTGAAAATGCAGAATTGCTTGAAAAACAATGAGGAAGACAAATATACCACTG GAAAAAGCATGTGGTGTCCAGaacaaaagatggaaaaatcaGTGAAGAGCAAAGACTGTCACATTGATCATGCATGTGTTGGAAGTGCAGATTTCTCAGAAAATTCCAATGCAGAAAAACACTTATGGGTGACTAATACAGAGGAAAG ACCTATTAAAGCTGGGATTCAGGAGAAGAAACAGACATTTGAAGAATTCCTGGAAGAACAGATACAACTAGAACAGCGGCGTCTGAAGCAAAACCAAGAGTTACag GAGACAAGTAGATCAACCATTCAAAAACCAGTGATCAAACGACCCTTCCTGAAAAGAGGAGAAGGCTTAACAAGGTTTACTAATGCCAAATCTAAGATAACAAAGCTTAGGGAAAACAAACTAAAACCTCAACAAAGTGCTTCAGAGGACAGAAATGTTAAAATTGACAGatcacaaatacagaaaaaaactgtgCCTCTTGGCAAAGAACTGGTTTCTGAGAACTCTTTTGCACCATGTAAAAAATATAACCAGTCTGATAAAGCAAAGCATGGTCCTGTTCAGAAAACCCTGGTACTCAGGAATCACAATGGAAAAAATACCTTCCCATTAGAAACAAGAGTGCAAATAGGAAAGAATCTTCATGGACAGATGAGAGATTCTTTCCCATCAGAAATTAACAAcgaaatagaaaataaagagaaCATCATGGAATTTGCTAAATCCGTTAACACTGGTAGCAGAGTCAGAAACAAATTACCTGACACAGAAGAGCCTCAGTTGTCTCATGAGCTGACCGGTGCCTTTTCTAATTCTAAATGTTCTATAAGTCACTCTGTAAAAGGCCCAGAGCTGTCTTTTGAAGTTTCATTTCAGAATAAGCTGGAaaactgggaaaaagaaaaggaaaaagaaaatctagaaTTAGATGAGTTCTTGTTTCTAGAACAAGCTGCAGATGAAATATCTTTCTCAAGTAATTCCTCATTTGTGCAAAGGATCTTAGATCAAGATCAGCGGACTTTAAAAGGACGGAGAATGTCTTCTACCCCTATCAAGGCAAAACAACAGCAAGTAAATGCACTGGCTATTACacttgaaaataagaaaaataaaagggcaAACTCTGACACACagggaaataaaaatgacagagcAGTTATATATACAGTATCAACTTCAGGAACAGCTTTTAGACTGAAGGATCAGTTCAATAAAACAGATAGAACAGATAGTATAATGTTTTCAGCTTCTTCCATGACAGCAGCCCCTGCTTTAAAAAGTACTCAATGGATTGTAACTGAAGATAAGGATGAAGGAAACAGTGATATTACTACAGATTCTGAGAAAGAATCTGAGACCACGTTAAAATGTGAAAGTGAAGATACTAATGCATCCTTTATGAGCCATAGAGAGAGTGATCCAGAATTTTTTGCTTATGGAGGTTGTGttacagacattagcagagaaagaaaaaatggagatGCTGACCTTGACTTATCAGACAAAGATTGCAGTGCACtgtcaaagcaaagcaaagcttcagaccaTCAGAGAAGCCTGTCTTGTATAAATAGGAGTAAGTTTGAGTTTGATGATGAAAGAACATGGAGTGATCTTGATGAAAATTATGTTCAGAATGATTTACCTGAAAAAAATACAACTAAGATGCCCCCACAGACAGAATTTTCCTgtaaaaatgatatctttgtcCCAGATAAAACAATAAAGAGAAAAGTTGCCTCAAAGAGAGGAGATGAACTGTCTAAACAGCCTGCAGTGGATGGTGATTCAAAGGGACCTACATCAAACCTGATGATGAAACTGTTTCCTTCACTGAAACCGAAACAGAAGACAGGCTGTCATTCAGAGCATGAAATCAAATCAAATGTGGAACAGGAACCAGGAG GAAATACTGTTCCATCCCAAATATTGAAAGAGAAACTCACTGAATTGGAAACTGAAATTGAGAGATTCAGAGCTGAAAACACAACTCTAACTAAACTCCGTGAAGAAAGAGAGCATGCCTTGGCAAATCTCAG GAAAGAAATTGCAGACTTTCAACAGCAGAAAGCTCAAGAACTGGCTGAAAtagaagaatataaaaagaaagaaatgaaaaaactgcaaaaagagcgtaaagtttttgaaaaatatactACAGAAGCTAGAGCAATTCCAGATAAAAAAGAGCGTGATGAAATTCAG TCTTTAAAACAGCAGATTGCAGAGTTACAGGAAGATATAAAACGAAAAGAGACGAAATGGTTAACCACTCAGCGACGTCTTAGAGATCAAATAGAAGCTTTACTAAATGAGAATTTGGAGCTAAAAGAAGAAGTCAGAGTTATGGAGAGGTTTCGTCTAGAAGCCTGGAAACAAGCTGAAGCTGCTGGGAACAAGAGGAAAATTGAAAATTTTGGGATAAAAAGAGCGGAGTCTGTA CGTCTGCCCAATAGAGGCCAGAAAAGTCAAACTCTGTCTCCACTTCTTCCAGCACAAAAGTGCAGCAAGATAAGTGGCAAAAGTTATTCACAGGCAAAAG GAAGACTTTCTAGAATACCTAAGTCAGCACCTGCTGATGATGATAGAAACATCTCAGATGAAACAGTGATGGCACTAGAAGATGCTTCTAGGACTTTTATGGAA GACATCTCTCCTAATGAAACGCTTGTTTCAATACCATCTGTACCTGCATATACAGGCAGTAAAGAGATACAGAAAGAAATTGCCTATCCTGATGGAAAG GttgaaaaggttttaaaaaatggCTGTCACCTCATATTTTTCCCCAATGGGACATGGAAAAAAGTGAGTTCTGATGGGAGGACCGTAACTATAACCTTCTTTAATGGAGATGTGAAGCAGGTTATGCCTGATCAAACAGTG ATCTATTATTATGCTGATGCTAAGACGACACATACTACGTACTCTGATGGCTTAGAGGTCTTGCAGTTTTCAAATGGGCAAATAG aaaagcaTTATCCTGATGGCAGGAAAGAGATTACTTTCCCTGATCAAACTATCAAAAACTTGTTTCTGGATGGACAAGAAGAAAGTATCTTTCCAGATGGCACTATTGTTCGTGTTCAGCG AGATGGAAGCAAAACTATAGAGTTTAATAATGGCCAGAGAGAACTGCACACATCACAGTTCAAGAGACGGGAATATCCAGATGGTACTGTGAAGACTGTGTATATGAATGGACACCAGGAAACAAAGTATGTCTCTGGGAGAGTAAGAGTAAAGGACAAGGATGGCAATATCATCATGGACACTAAGTTGTAG